From the Candidatus Amarolinea dominans genome, one window contains:
- a CDS encoding glycosyltransferase family 4 protein: protein MSSAGDGQIGPARVLLNAWFWGQETTGSGQYVQQLAQQLPQVAPAAAWGLAAPRPLTAPPGWQVIVAAPPSWLRGENLAKLWFEQIGFPRACRQWQATLAHVPYWAAPLWTPCPLVVTIHDLIPLRLPAYRGGPRQRLYTWLVSRSARRARLVLTDSQASRQDIIEHLHIPPARVRVTYLAPGADFRRISDSARLAAVRARYGLPLRFVLYMGGFDTRKNVGAVLAAFAQALPALPADVMLVIAGRLPAHDRAFAPDPRPLAAELGIAGRVIFTGWVDEADKPALYSLAEVFVFPSLYEGFGLPVLEALACAG, encoded by the coding sequence ATGAGCAGCGCAGGTGACGGGCAAATCGGCCCGGCGCGCGTGCTGCTCAATGCCTGGTTTTGGGGCCAGGAAACGACCGGCAGCGGGCAGTATGTGCAGCAGTTGGCGCAGCAGCTTCCCCAGGTCGCGCCGGCTGCCGCCTGGGGATTGGCCGCGCCGCGGCCGCTGACCGCGCCGCCCGGCTGGCAGGTGATCGTGGCCGCGCCGCCGTCCTGGTTGCGCGGCGAAAATTTAGCCAAGCTCTGGTTCGAGCAGATCGGCTTTCCCCGCGCGTGCCGTCAATGGCAGGCGACGCTGGCGCACGTGCCCTACTGGGCCGCGCCGCTGTGGACGCCGTGCCCGCTAGTTGTCACCATCCATGATCTGATCCCACTGCGGCTGCCGGCCTACCGCGGCGGCCCGCGGCAGCGGCTCTACACCTGGCTGGTCAGCCGCAGTGCGCGCCGCGCCCGCCTGGTGCTGACCGATTCACAAGCCTCGCGACAGGACATCATCGAACACTTGCACATCCCGCCGGCGCGCGTGCGCGTGACCTACCTGGCGCCCGGCGCGGACTTCCGGCGCATCAGCGACTCGGCCCGGCTGGCTGCGGTGCGCGCCCGCTACGGGCTGCCCTTGCGCTTCGTGCTCTACATGGGCGGCTTCGACACGCGCAAGAACGTCGGCGCAGTGCTGGCCGCGTTTGCCCAGGCGCTGCCCGCGCTGCCCGCCGACGTGATGCTGGTGATTGCGGGGCGCTTGCCGGCGCACGACCGCGCGTTTGCGCCCGACCCGCGACCCCTGGCCGCCGAGCTGGGGATCGCGGGCCGCGTCATCTTCACCGGCTGGGTGGATGAAGCCGACAAACCGGCGCTCTACAGCCTGGCCGAGGTGTTCGTCTTCCCATCGCTCTACGAAGGCTTCGGCCTGCCCGTGCTGGAGGCGCTGGCCTGCGCCGGGTGA
- the pgi gene encoding glucose-6-phosphate isomerase — protein MPVLKELPAWQALAAHQREMADRHMRDLFAQDPQRCERFSLRLGDILLDYSKNRITEKTMALLLDLARQAGLQAKIEAMFSGEKYNNTEKRAVLHIALRNRANRPILVDGVDVMPAVNRVLAHMREFSQAVRSGAWRGYSGQAITDIVNIGIGGSDLGPKMVCEALKPYGGRSSGPPLRVHFVSNVDSTDLVETLKLVNPETVLFLVASKTFTTQETMTNAGTARAWFLAAAVGAGLAPAQAEAAVARHFAAMSTNTAAVTKFGIDPKNMFEFWDWVGGRYSLWSAIGLSIALYLGMDNFEALLAGAHAVDEHFRSAPFGQNLPVILGVLGIWYNNFFDAQSHAILPYDQYLVHFPSYFQQGDMESNGKGVTRNAEWVDYTTGPIIWGQPGTNGQHAFYQLIHQGAKLIPCDFLAAAQSHNPRGDHHSILLSNYLAQTEALMKGKTTAEARAELIAAGRQPGPELDRLAIHKTFTGNRPTNSLLYPKLTPTVLGVLIALYEHKIFTQGAIWDINSFDQWGVELGKQLATAILPELQAEGDVCTHDASTNGLINAIKRFRVGS, from the coding sequence ATGCCTGTACTCAAAGAATTGCCTGCCTGGCAGGCATTGGCTGCGCATCAAAGGGAGATGGCCGATCGTCACATGCGGGACCTCTTTGCCCAGGATCCGCAGCGCTGCGAGCGTTTCTCGCTGCGGCTGGGCGACATCCTGCTCGATTACTCCAAGAATCGCATCACCGAAAAAACGATGGCGCTGTTGCTCGATCTCGCACGCCAGGCCGGCCTGCAAGCGAAGATCGAAGCGATGTTCTCCGGTGAAAAATACAACAACACGGAAAAGCGCGCGGTGCTTCACATTGCCCTGCGCAATCGCGCCAACCGGCCGATCCTGGTGGATGGCGTGGACGTCATGCCTGCGGTCAATCGGGTGCTGGCGCACATGCGCGAGTTCAGCCAGGCGGTGCGGTCGGGCGCGTGGCGCGGCTACAGCGGCCAGGCCATCACCGATATCGTCAACATCGGCATCGGCGGCTCGGATTTGGGGCCTAAGATGGTCTGTGAGGCGCTGAAGCCCTACGGCGGGCGGTCGTCAGGCCCGCCTCTGCGCGTCCATTTCGTTTCCAACGTAGACAGCACCGACCTGGTCGAAACCCTGAAACTCGTCAACCCGGAGACCGTGCTGTTCCTGGTGGCTTCCAAGACTTTCACCACCCAGGAAACGATGACCAACGCGGGGACCGCGCGGGCCTGGTTCCTGGCCGCGGCCGTAGGGGCAGGTCTTGCACCCGCCCAGGCCGAAGCCGCGGTGGCCAGGCATTTCGCGGCCATGTCCACCAACACGGCCGCGGTGACGAAGTTCGGCATTGACCCGAAGAACATGTTCGAGTTCTGGGACTGGGTGGGCGGCCGCTACTCGCTGTGGTCGGCGATCGGCCTCTCGATTGCGCTCTACCTGGGGATGGACAACTTCGAGGCGCTGCTGGCCGGCGCGCACGCGGTGGACGAACATTTCCGGTCGGCCCCGTTCGGCCAGAACCTGCCTGTGATCCTGGGCGTGCTCGGCATCTGGTACAACAACTTCTTCGACGCCCAGTCGCACGCCATTCTGCCCTACGACCAATACCTGGTGCATTTTCCGTCCTACTTCCAGCAGGGCGACATGGAGAGCAACGGCAAGGGCGTCACCCGCAATGCCGAGTGGGTGGACTACACGACCGGCCCGATCATCTGGGGGCAGCCCGGCACCAACGGTCAGCATGCCTTTTACCAGTTGATCCACCAGGGCGCCAAACTCATCCCGTGCGACTTCCTGGCCGCGGCCCAAAGCCACAACCCGCGGGGCGATCATCATTCCATCCTGCTCTCGAACTACCTGGCCCAGACCGAAGCGCTGATGAAGGGCAAAACGACGGCGGAGGCCCGCGCCGAGCTGATAGCCGCGGGCCGGCAGCCCGGGCCAGAGCTGGACAGGCTGGCGATCCACAAGACCTTCACCGGCAACCGGCCGACCAACTCCTTGCTCTATCCGAAGCTGACGCCGACCGTTCTCGGTGTACTCATCGCGCTGTACGAGCACAAGATCTTCACGCAGGGCGCGATCTGGGATATCAACTCCTTCGATCAGTGGGGCGTTGAGTTGGGCAAGCAGCTCGCCACGGCCATCTTGCCGGAGCTTCAGGCCGAGGGCGATGTATGCACCCACGATGCTTCCACCAATGGCTTGATCAACGCGATCAAGCGGTTTCGGGTTGGAAGTTGA
- the cysK gene encoding cysteine synthase A, translating to MSNIANNVTDLIGNTPLLRLHRVTGGAAAEVLVKLEFFSPGASVKDRIAKSMIAAAEKAGKIGPDTILVEPTSGNTGIGLALVAAAKGYKCLLVMPDTMSIERRKLLRAFGAELILTPGAEGMPGAIRKAQEILDSNPRYLMLQQFDNPANPEVHRLTTAEEIWRDTDGQLDIFVSGVGTGGTLTGVGQALKPRLPHLRIVAVEPDASPVLSGGKAGSHKIQGIGAGFVPSVLQTDLIDEIVRVTNDEAIAMARRLPQEEGLLVGISSGAAVHAAVSLAQRPENAGKRILAVVASYGERYLSSVLYADLQ from the coding sequence ATGTCGAACATTGCCAACAACGTAACCGATTTGATCGGGAACACCCCCCTGCTGCGCCTGCACCGGGTGACGGGCGGCGCGGCGGCCGAAGTGCTGGTCAAGCTGGAGTTCTTCAGCCCCGGCGCCAGCGTCAAAGACCGCATCGCCAAGAGCATGATCGCCGCGGCGGAAAAGGCCGGCAAGATCGGCCCGGACACCATCCTGGTGGAGCCAACCAGCGGCAACACCGGCATCGGCCTGGCGCTGGTGGCCGCGGCCAAAGGCTACAAGTGCCTGTTGGTGATGCCGGACACGATGAGTATCGAACGGCGCAAGCTGTTGCGCGCGTTTGGCGCGGAGCTGATCCTGACCCCGGGCGCGGAGGGGATGCCCGGCGCGATCCGCAAGGCGCAGGAAATCCTGGATTCTAACCCACGCTACCTGATGCTGCAGCAGTTCGACAACCCCGCCAACCCGGAGGTTCACCGGCTGACCACGGCCGAGGAGATCTGGCGCGACACCGACGGTCAGTTGGACATCTTCGTCTCCGGCGTCGGCACCGGCGGCACATTGACCGGCGTGGGTCAGGCGCTCAAGCCGCGCTTGCCGCATCTGCGCATCGTGGCGGTCGAGCCAGACGCCTCCCCGGTCCTCTCCGGCGGCAAGGCCGGCAGTCACAAGATTCAGGGCATCGGCGCCGGCTTCGTGCCCAGTGTGCTGCAGACCGACCTGATTGATGAGATCGTGCGCGTGACCAATGACGAAGCGATTGCGATGGCCCGCCGCCTGCCGCAGGAAGAAGGACTGCTCGTCGGCATCAGCTCGGGCGCGGCCGTGCATGCCGCGGTCAGCCTGGCGCAGCGCCCGGAAAACGCCGGCAAGCGCATCCTGGCCGTGGTCGCCTCCTACGGCGAGCGCTATCTCAGCTCGGTGCTGTATGCCGACCTGCAGTAA
- a CDS encoding ABC transporter permease — protein MKKLILIGLKDVKLIFRDRAALTFMLLAPFLLTIGLGFVTGQMGRSSTSGLAAIPVLVVNQDDGQLGQALADLLRSEDLAGLLLPTLAADATAARGQVDADQAAAAVIVPAGFSDSIIPRSGQTPSGQAVKIEVYKNPGRPVSAGVIQAIVEGFISRVETGRVAGQVIVVQALTAGLIAPDQAQDFAVAVGQRQTAASAAEPLIRLQFSASGEEQQPFNPMAYMAPSMALLFLMFTVTNGGRSLLAEKAQGTLARLLISPTTGAQALLGKLFGAYLTGVLQMLILILTGSLLFGLRWGDPLGLLVLILAAVFGALGWGMLITALAQTPGQVSAVGTAVMLTFGILGGSFVQTNIMPSWFQWLSRVTPNAWGLDGFTTLGLGGTLADLGRPLLGLLVMGLVLAAAAIALFNRRSLLQA, from the coding sequence ATGAAAAAGCTCATCCTCATCGGTCTCAAAGATGTCAAACTGATCTTCCGCGACCGCGCCGCGCTCACCTTTATGCTCCTCGCGCCCTTTCTGCTGACCATCGGCCTGGGCTTCGTCACCGGCCAGATGGGTCGCAGCAGCACCAGCGGGCTGGCGGCCATCCCGGTGCTGGTCGTCAACCAGGACGACGGCCAGTTGGGCCAGGCCCTGGCAGACCTGCTCCGATCTGAAGATCTGGCCGGGCTGCTGCTGCCCACGCTGGCGGCGGATGCGACCGCAGCTCGCGGCCAGGTGGATGCGGACCAGGCGGCCGCGGCGGTCATCGTACCCGCGGGCTTCAGCGACAGCATCATTCCCCGCAGCGGTCAGACGCCGTCCGGGCAGGCGGTGAAAATCGAAGTCTATAAAAACCCCGGCCGGCCGGTGAGCGCCGGGGTGATCCAGGCCATCGTCGAAGGGTTCATCAGTCGCGTGGAGACGGGCCGCGTGGCCGGCCAGGTGATCGTCGTGCAGGCGCTGACCGCCGGTCTGATCGCGCCCGACCAGGCGCAGGATTTCGCCGTGGCCGTAGGCCAGCGCCAGACCGCAGCGTCTGCAGCCGAGCCGCTCATCCGGCTGCAGTTCTCTGCCAGCGGCGAGGAACAGCAGCCCTTCAACCCGATGGCCTACATGGCGCCGAGTATGGCGCTCCTGTTCCTCATGTTCACCGTCACCAACGGCGGCCGCTCGCTCCTGGCCGAAAAGGCGCAGGGCACGCTGGCGCGGCTGCTCATCTCGCCCACTACCGGCGCCCAGGCGCTGCTCGGCAAACTGTTCGGCGCCTATCTGACCGGCGTCTTGCAGATGCTCATCCTGATCCTCACCGGTTCGCTGTTGTTCGGCCTGCGCTGGGGCGACCCGCTGGGCCTGCTGGTGCTCATCCTGGCCGCGGTGTTCGGCGCGCTGGGCTGGGGCATGCTCATCACCGCGCTGGCGCAGACGCCGGGCCAGGTTTCCGCCGTCGGCACGGCTGTCATGCTCACCTTCGGCATCCTGGGCGGCAGCTTCGTGCAGACCAACATCATGCCATCGTGGTTCCAATGGCTCAGCAGGGTCACGCCCAACGCCTGGGGGCTGGATGGCTTCACCACCCTGGGCCTGGGCGGCACCCTGGCCGATCTGGGCCGGCCCCTGCTGGGGCTGCTGGTGATGGGCCTCGTCCTGGCCGCCGCGGCCATCGCCCTGTTCAACCGCCGCTCGCTGCTGCAAGCCTGA
- a CDS encoding nucleotidyltransferase family protein, translating into MTARHANGNSRPGARSVAQIRALLQAHRVRLAQHYHVSSIGIFGSYAFGQANTQSDLDILVEFSQTPNLFQMMDLEDDLSNLLGIPIDLVTRRSLRGEIGRRILAEVVPV; encoded by the coding sequence ATGACGGCGAGACACGCCAACGGCAACAGCAGACCAGGCGCCCGGTCCGTAGCGCAGATTCGCGCTCTCTTGCAGGCGCATCGGGTGAGATTGGCGCAACATTACCACGTGTCATCCATCGGGATATTTGGCTCATATGCATTCGGGCAAGCGAACACCCAAAGCGACCTGGACATTCTGGTCGAGTTCTCGCAAACGCCGAATCTTTTTCAGATGATGGACCTGGAAGATGATTTGTCCAATTTATTGGGTATCCCAATAGACCTTGTGACTCGCAGATCACTCAGGGGCGAGATCGGGAGACGAATCCTGGCGGAGGTTGTTCCGGTATGA
- the cysE gene encoding serine O-acetyltransferase, with product MLETLRQDIQVIFARDPAARSVTEVVLFYPGLHAVWLHRVAHWLWQRKRRLLARGVSHVARAVTGIEIHPGAQIGPGFFIDHGMGTVIGETAEIGAHVTLYHNVTLGGVSWEKIKRHPTLEDHVVVGAGAQILGPIRIGAHSRVGANAVVVKDVPPGSVVSGVPGRVRGRNGDPLPEPAHEDLQHNRLPDPTMELLRELAARVVTLEGVAQALRLEDDRRMADAWVESGAHI from the coding sequence ATGCTCGAAACACTTCGTCAGGACATTCAGGTGATCTTTGCCCGTGACCCGGCCGCGCGCAGCGTGACCGAAGTGGTGCTGTTCTACCCCGGTCTCCATGCGGTGTGGCTGCATCGCGTGGCGCACTGGCTCTGGCAGCGCAAGCGTCGGCTGCTGGCCCGCGGGGTCAGCCACGTGGCGCGCGCGGTAACCGGCATCGAGATTCACCCGGGCGCGCAGATCGGCCCGGGCTTCTTCATTGACCACGGCATGGGCACCGTCATCGGCGAAACGGCCGAGATCGGCGCCCATGTCACCCTCTACCACAACGTCACCCTGGGCGGCGTGAGCTGGGAGAAGATCAAACGCCATCCCACCCTGGAGGATCACGTGGTGGTCGGCGCCGGCGCGCAAATCCTGGGGCCAATTCGCATCGGCGCGCACAGCCGCGTCGGCGCCAACGCGGTCGTCGTCAAGGATGTGCCGCCCGGCTCCGTGGTTTCCGGCGTGCCCGGACGCGTGCGCGGGCGTAACGGCGACCCCCTGCCCGAACCCGCGCACGAGGACCTGCAGCACAACCGCCTGCCCGACCCGACCATGGAACTGCTGCGCGAACTGGCCGCCCGTGTCGTGACCCTGGAAGGCGTGGCGCAGGCGCTGCGCCTGGAAGACGACCGCCGCATGGCCGATGCCTGGGTCGAAAGTGGCGCGCACATCTGA
- a CDS encoding ATP-binding cassette domain-containing protein, whose product MSPILEVYELVKQYGNFTAVKGISFAVQEGEIFSLLGPNGAGKTTTISVLSTLYAPTRGDAVIAGHSVTRSPMDVRRAIGVVPQELALYDDLTARENLVFWGQMYGLAGKALAARVDEVLAQIGLTGRAKERVKTYSGGMKRRVNIGVGLLHKPRLLFMDEPTVGIDPQSRRAILDSVKELNRQGMTILYTTHYMEEAQELSHRVGIMDHGELIALGSQAELTRQVGENETLVLHVGADEDAEALAQSLRPIAGVLQVNVTDHEIALTTHQAEEILAPVVTRANDRGIKIHSIDMREPNLEAVFLQLTGRGLRD is encoded by the coding sequence ATGTCTCCAATTCTCGAAGTTTATGAACTGGTCAAGCAGTACGGCAACTTCACCGCGGTGAAAGGCATTTCCTTCGCGGTCCAGGAGGGTGAGATCTTCAGCCTGCTCGGCCCCAACGGCGCAGGCAAGACCACCACCATCTCGGTGCTTTCCACCCTCTACGCACCCACCCGCGGGGATGCAGTCATCGCCGGCCATTCCGTGACCCGCAGTCCGATGGATGTGCGCCGGGCTATCGGCGTTGTGCCGCAGGAACTGGCCCTTTACGACGACCTGACCGCCCGCGAAAACTTGGTCTTCTGGGGCCAGATGTACGGCCTGGCCGGCAAGGCGCTGGCCGCTCGCGTGGACGAGGTGCTGGCGCAGATCGGCCTGACCGGGCGCGCCAAAGAGCGCGTCAAGACCTACTCCGGCGGCATGAAACGCCGCGTCAACATCGGCGTTGGCCTGCTGCACAAGCCCCGGCTGCTCTTCATGGACGAGCCGACCGTCGGTATTGACCCGCAGTCCCGCCGCGCCATCCTCGACTCGGTCAAGGAGCTGAACCGCCAGGGCATGACCATCCTCTACACCACCCACTACATGGAGGAGGCCCAGGAGCTTTCGCACCGGGTTGGCATCATGGACCACGGCGAACTGATCGCCCTGGGCAGCCAGGCCGAGCTGACCCGCCAGGTGGGCGAGAACGAGACCCTGGTCCTGCACGTCGGCGCGGACGAAGACGCCGAGGCGCTGGCGCAGTCGCTGCGCCCCATTGCAGGCGTTTTGCAGGTCAACGTCACCGATCACGAGATCGCGCTGACTACACACCAGGCGGAGGAAATCCTGGCGCCGGTGGTGACGCGCGCCAACGACCGCGGCATCAAGATTCATTCCATTGACATGCGCGAGCCGAACCTGGAAGCGGTGTTCCTCCAGCTAACCGGCCGCGGCCTGCGCGATTGA
- the tkt gene encoding transketolase yields MQETKELQALAINTIRFLSADGIQQANSGHPGLPMGAAPMAYAVWTRHLRHNPANPAWANRDRFILSGGHGSMLLYSLIYLTGYDLPLDELKRFRQWDSLTPGHPEYGLTPGVDATTGPLGQGLSNGVGMAIAEAHLAKVYNRPGYEIIDHYTYAIVTDGDLMEGVAAEAASLAGHLGLGKLIYLYDDNRISIEGSTEIAFTEDRGKRFEAYGWHVQAVADGLDVETIDRAIQAAKADPRPSLIVVRNIIGYGLPTRQGTAKAHGEPPGDKELNAARDNLGWPQEPRFYVPDEALAFFRQAAARGAELEQAWQQKFAAYRAAFPELAAELERRLAGQLPDGWADTLPVFPPDAKGLASRASSGKVLNALADRLPDLVGGSADLAPSTVTWMNNSPAFAPDCREGRNLHFGVREHGMGAVVNGMAYHGGVIPFGATFMVFSDYMRPALRMAALSHLGAIFIFTHDSIGVGEDGPTHQPVEQMAALRAIPNLTALRPADANEAREAWKIAIENRHRPTALVLTRQNLPTLDRSVVAPAAGVRRGAYVLADLGEGQPQIILMASGSEVSLIVEAGQRLAAQGVTVRLVSFPSWELFGEQDAAYQNAVLPPEITARLAVEAGVTMGWHRWVGSQGRVLGIDRFGASAPAATVFEKFGFTVENVVKIAEGLL; encoded by the coding sequence ATGCAGGAAACCAAAGAACTTCAAGCATTAGCTATCAATACCATTCGCTTCCTTTCTGCGGACGGCATTCAGCAGGCCAATTCGGGACATCCGGGCTTGCCCATGGGCGCGGCGCCCATGGCCTACGCAGTCTGGACCCGCCACCTGCGCCACAACCCGGCCAACCCGGCCTGGGCCAACCGCGACCGCTTCATCCTGTCCGGCGGGCATGGCTCCATGCTCCTGTACAGCCTGATCTACCTGACCGGCTATGATCTGCCGCTGGACGAATTGAAGCGCTTCCGCCAGTGGGACAGCCTGACGCCCGGCCACCCGGAGTACGGCCTGACGCCCGGCGTGGATGCCACCACCGGCCCTCTGGGGCAGGGCCTGAGCAACGGCGTTGGCATGGCTATCGCCGAGGCGCACCTGGCCAAGGTCTATAACCGGCCGGGATATGAAATCATTGATCATTACACCTACGCCATCGTCACCGATGGCGATCTGATGGAAGGCGTCGCCGCGGAGGCCGCGTCGCTGGCCGGTCACCTGGGCCTGGGCAAGCTCATCTACCTCTACGACGACAACCGCATTTCCATCGAAGGCTCCACGGAGATCGCGTTCACCGAAGACCGCGGCAAGCGCTTCGAGGCCTACGGCTGGCATGTCCAGGCTGTGGCCGACGGGCTGGATGTGGAGACCATTGACCGGGCCATCCAGGCAGCCAAAGCGGACCCGCGGCCCTCGCTCATCGTGGTGCGCAACATCATCGGCTACGGGCTGCCCACCCGCCAGGGCACCGCCAAGGCGCATGGCGAGCCGCCAGGCGACAAAGAACTGAATGCGGCCAGGGACAACCTGGGCTGGCCCCAGGAACCCCGCTTCTACGTACCCGATGAGGCCCTGGCCTTCTTCCGCCAGGCCGCGGCACGCGGCGCCGAGCTGGAACAGGCGTGGCAGCAGAAGTTTGCAGCCTACCGCGCCGCGTTCCCCGAACTGGCCGCTGAACTCGAGCGCCGCCTGGCCGGCCAACTGCCGGATGGTTGGGCCGACACCCTGCCCGTCTTCCCGCCCGATGCCAAAGGACTCGCCTCGCGCGCCTCATCTGGCAAGGTGCTCAACGCCCTGGCCGACCGCCTTCCTGACCTGGTGGGCGGCTCGGCCGACCTGGCGCCCTCGACCGTCACCTGGATGAACAACAGCCCTGCGTTTGCCCCTGATTGCCGCGAAGGACGCAACCTGCATTTCGGCGTGCGCGAGCACGGCATGGGCGCGGTGGTCAATGGCATGGCCTACCACGGCGGCGTCATTCCCTTCGGCGCGACGTTCATGGTCTTCTCCGATTACATGCGCCCCGCGCTGCGCATGGCTGCGCTTTCGCACCTGGGCGCCATCTTCATTTTTACCCATGACAGCATCGGCGTGGGCGAGGATGGCCCCACCCACCAGCCGGTGGAGCAGATGGCCGCGCTGCGGGCCATCCCCAACCTGACGGCCCTGCGCCCCGCGGACGCCAACGAGGCGCGCGAGGCCTGGAAGATCGCCATCGAAAATCGCCACCGCCCCACGGCCCTGGTGCTGACCCGACAGAACCTGCCTACGCTGGATCGGTCCGTCGTCGCGCCGGCCGCGGGTGTGCGCAGGGGCGCTTACGTGCTGGCCGACCTGGGAGAGGGCCAACCACAGATCATCCTGATGGCGAGCGGTTCGGAGGTGAGCCTGATCGTCGAGGCCGGACAGCGCCTGGCTGCACAGGGCGTCACAGTTCGCCTGGTTTCGTTCCCCAGTTGGGAGCTGTTCGGCGAGCAGGACGCCGCCTATCAGAACGCGGTGCTGCCGCCGGAGATCACGGCGCGGCTGGCGGTGGAAGCCGGTGTGACGATGGGCTGGCATCGTTGGGTTGGCTCACAGGGCCGTGTGCTGGGCATTGACCGCTTTGGCGCCTCGGCCCCCGCGGCCACGGTCTTCGAGAAATTCGGCTTCACGGTGGAAAACGTGGTGAAGATCGCGGAAGGACTGCTGTAG
- a CDS encoding YbaK/EbsC family protein: protein MAVDTPTVPAAAAALGVAAGQIIKSLLFEVQGAAWLVIASGDDLVDRRALAAHFGVGKKQIKLAEAATVLRVLGYPVGGVPPFGHISRVPVLLDRAVARWDVVYGGGGDDRTMLCLTPAELQAVTGATWIDLAADPALAPAAP, encoded by the coding sequence ATGGCCGTGGATACACCCACCGTCCCGGCCGCGGCCGCGGCGCTGGGCGTCGCAGCCGGCCAGATCATCAAATCGCTCTTGTTCGAGGTGCAGGGCGCGGCGTGGCTGGTCATTGCCAGCGGGGATGACCTGGTGGACCGCCGCGCGCTGGCCGCGCACTTCGGCGTGGGCAAGAAGCAGATCAAGCTGGCAGAAGCGGCCACGGTGCTGCGCGTCCTGGGCTATCCGGTCGGCGGGGTGCCGCCCTTCGGCCACATCAGCCGCGTGCCGGTTCTACTCGACCGCGCGGTGGCGCGCTGGGATGTGGTTTACGGCGGGGGCGGCGACGACCGCACCATGCTGTGCCTGACGCCGGCTGAGCTGCAGGCCGTGACCGGCGCAACCTGGATTGACCTGGCCGCAGACCCGGCCCTTGCGCCGGCCGCGCCATGA